The DNA segment GAATGCTGCCGCCTTTTTTGTTTATTGACGATTTGATGAAAATTTTGAATAAACCGTATTATGTCGCTTTTTTATCGGCTGCGGCGATATACGGAGCGGCACATCAACAGCCGATGGAATATTTTGTAATGGCAGAAACTCCTGCTCCAAAGACAATTAACAATAAAAAACTAAAAATCAATTTCACAAGTAAAAATAATTGGACAACGCAAGGAATTATTGAACACAAAACAGATTCCGGCTACATAAACGTATCTTCGCCGGAATTGACAGCTTTGGATTTATTTGCCCATATAAACAAATTTGGCATAAACCGAATTGTCTCTATATTACAGGAACTTGTCGATGAGATGAAATCTTCGGAACTTGC comes from the Bacteroidales bacterium genome and includes:
- a CDS encoding type IV toxin-antitoxin system AbiEi family antitoxin; translated protein: MAFLERNYLEKYLFAIRSQGRYMFTLDELKEQFDTLTSKAINQNIYRLKAKGEIASIRNGIYVIIPPEYSNQGMLPPFLFIDDLMKILNKPYYVAFLSAAAIYGAAHQQPMEYFVMAETPAPKTINNKKLKINFTSKNNWTTQGIIEHKTDSGYINVSSPELTALDLFAHINKFGINRIVSILQELVDEMKSSELA